A genomic window from Sphingobacterium sp. BN32 includes:
- a CDS encoding OmpW family protein, with amino-acid sequence MQTLVKYGILSIGLYLSTAVHAQEANRRTFSIKLYSGYSVSNETSFLHQVGGHFQLDNSLVTGFGMAWFLTSNWSAEVSASASRYRVNMTGGDYSSMQILRDEIPLGNVMLVPVSLSIKYHITRWERITPYLAVGRTFLLFDDQHPGWAVDAVEYHSRAGLLFGMGIDYYLTNRWFLQLDGKHFLANRAEVNADLTKSVGWKLNGQLKLDPSHLTLAIGYRF; translated from the coding sequence ATGCAGACGCTAGTAAAATACGGGATTCTGTCCATAGGACTTTATTTAAGTACGGCAGTACATGCGCAGGAAGCTAATCGTCGAACATTTTCTATTAAGCTTTACAGCGGCTATTCTGTCAGCAACGAAACTAGTTTCCTCCATCAGGTAGGCGGCCACTTTCAATTGGATAATTCTCTTGTAACTGGATTTGGGATGGCATGGTTCCTTACTTCCAATTGGTCGGCAGAAGTTTCGGCATCTGCGAGCAGATACCGAGTCAACATGACCGGAGGAGATTACAGCAGTATGCAGATCCTACGGGATGAAATCCCCTTGGGCAATGTCATGCTTGTACCGGTAAGTCTTTCAATAAAATACCATATCACTAGATGGGAAAGAATTACACCTTACCTAGCTGTAGGCCGGACGTTTTTGCTTTTTGATGATCAGCACCCAGGCTGGGCTGTTGATGCGGTAGAGTACCACAGTCGTGCAGGGTTGCTTTTCGGAATGGGCATAGATTATTATCTAACAAACCGATGGTTTTTACAATTAGACGGCAAACATTTCTTGGCAAACCGCGCTGAGGTGAATGCCGATTTAACCAAATCGGTCGGCTGGAAGCTCAATGGCCAGCTCAAGCTGGATCCTAGCCATTTGACGTTGGCCATAGGCTACCGTTTTTAA
- a CDS encoding cupin domain-containing protein, with protein sequence MTTKETGLVFSPRERIDYSKNSVVSQQITKSKTGNITLFAFDQGQQLSEHSAPFDAVLQVLDGTALIHIAEEPHEVHEGEMIILPANIPHAVYATTAFKMILTMIRG encoded by the coding sequence ATGACAACTAAAGAAACAGGTTTAGTTTTTTCTCCAAGGGAACGAATCGACTATTCAAAAAACAGTGTGGTCAGCCAACAGATCACCAAAAGTAAGACCGGCAACATCACGCTCTTTGCCTTTGATCAAGGGCAGCAGTTGAGCGAGCATTCTGCACCCTTTGATGCTGTCCTTCAGGTATTGGACGGTACCGCTTTGATTCACATTGCCGAAGAGCCCCACGAAGTACATGAAGGTGAAATGATTATCCTACCGGCCAATATTCCACATGCGGTTTATGCCACTACCGCATTTAAAATGATCTTAACCATGATACGTGGTTAA
- a CDS encoding YkvA family protein: protein MKKNYFSRALLLFNTFKNRKLTREEIDLAEDKAQNLGEKSSDFGLLISMIKDTFAGRYKMNKWNMSVIVATIVYVVSPLDAIPDIIPVLGWLDDASIVGFAISKLADEILRYKKFKRMKPVQLPVTE from the coding sequence ATGAAGAAAAACTATTTTAGCAGAGCACTTCTGTTATTCAATACCTTTAAAAATCGTAAACTAACGAGAGAGGAGATCGATTTGGCAGAGGATAAAGCTCAAAACCTAGGGGAGAAGAGCAGCGATTTTGGTCTTTTAATATCGATGATCAAAGATACATTTGCTGGTCGATATAAAATGAATAAGTGGAATATGTCGGTCATTGTAGCAACTATTGTCTACGTTGTATCCCCTTTAGATGCCATACCGGACATAATCCCGGTATTAGGTTGGTTGGATGATGCTTCGATCGTAGGTTTCGCGATTTCAAAACTAGCGGATGAAATACTTCGCTACAAGAAGTTTAAACGGATGAAACCGGTACAATTGCCGGTTACTGAATAG
- a CDS encoding TonB-dependent receptor yields MTFAKVFAKKHALSASGVFELNSSKNSSNSTTLAGFADDRFVSPALALNYKDDTRYSYTNVPERRIGFMGTANYIFDERFYLDLSLRTDGSSKYGRNKRYGNFWASGVGYNLHKEDFLRDNKVINLLRVYYNMGISGTDNLEASLTNTIYSAGFNSLYNEQMGFYYVSEGNPNLRWPQIKSYSAGINSALLNNRLNIRLEAYKRLTHNMATPISVAPSVGIANSTYTENLGKVENKGFEAQIDVKPYESSDKTFNVILRFQGAYNKSKLLEISEELKALNDISNKSNTGYQGVNAKVVPQSVYYEEGQSLQTIKGVRSLGIDPATGREVFLTLDNKLTYVWSPNDIQIIGNKEPKLFGNISGFINYRNFSLEAYFNYTIGGQLYNQTLVSKIENVKVWDNADKRVLYERWKEPGDQTLYKGITDVSTTQLSSRFVQTENYIRLGSVNFNYTMGQQVTQKLGLQRVRFNFSANDVFRFSTVRMERGLSYPFSRSYNLGLLVQY; encoded by the coding sequence ATGACCTTCGCTAAGGTCTTTGCAAAAAAACATGCTTTATCGGCAAGCGGTGTATTCGAGTTAAATAGTTCAAAGAATTCTTCTAACAGCACCACGCTTGCGGGTTTTGCAGACGATAGGTTCGTGAGTCCTGCACTCGCATTGAACTATAAAGATGACACACGATATAGTTACACCAACGTTCCTGAGCGTCGTATTGGTTTTATGGGAACTGCAAATTATATATTCGACGAACGTTTTTATCTAGACCTTTCTCTCCGGACAGACGGGTCTTCGAAGTATGGAAGAAATAAGCGCTATGGCAATTTTTGGGCGTCGGGCGTAGGTTATAATCTTCATAAAGAAGATTTCCTCAGGGATAATAAGGTTATCAACCTGTTGCGTGTTTATTACAATATGGGTATTAGCGGCACAGATAATTTAGAAGCATCGCTGACCAATACGATTTATAGCGCAGGTTTCAACAGCCTCTATAATGAACAAATGGGTTTTTATTATGTATCCGAGGGTAACCCTAATTTAAGATGGCCTCAAATTAAGTCTTACAGCGCGGGTATCAATTCTGCGTTGCTCAACAACCGTTTAAATATTCGACTAGAAGCATATAAAAGATTGACGCATAATATGGCAACACCTATTAGCGTCGCTCCTTCTGTTGGAATAGCGAACTCGACTTACACAGAAAACTTGGGTAAGGTGGAGAATAAAGGCTTCGAGGCTCAGATTGATGTGAAGCCCTACGAATCGAGTGATAAGACATTCAACGTGATACTCCGTTTCCAAGGAGCCTATAATAAGAGTAAGCTATTAGAAATCTCCGAAGAATTGAAAGCTCTGAACGATATTTCCAATAAAAGCAATACAGGATATCAGGGTGTCAATGCGAAGGTAGTTCCGCAAAGTGTTTACTATGAGGAAGGCCAGTCGCTTCAAACCATAAAGGGCGTGCGTTCCTTGGGTATCGATCCGGCAACCGGACGTGAAGTATTTTTGACCTTAGATAACAAATTGACCTATGTTTGGAGCCCTAATGATATACAAATCATTGGAAACAAGGAACCGAAGCTATTCGGTAATATCTCTGGATTCATCAATTACAGAAACTTTAGTCTGGAGGCGTATTTCAATTATACCATTGGCGGTCAACTTTACAATCAGACGTTGGTGTCTAAGATAGAGAACGTGAAGGTCTGGGATAATGCCGATAAACGTGTTCTTTATGAACGATGGAAAGAACCCGGCGATCAAACACTCTATAAAGGAATCACCGACGTGAGTACCACTCAACTATCATCGAGATTCGTTCAAACAGAAAATTATATCCGATTAGGATCTGTCAACTTCAATTATACGATGGGACAGCAAGTTACCCAGAAATTAGGTTTACAGCGTGTTAGGTTCAATTTTTCTGCAAATGATGTATTTCGATTTAGCACTGTCAGGATGGAGCGCGGCTTAAGCTATCCTTTCTCGCGCAGTTACAACTTAGGTTTGCTCGTACAGTATTAA
- a CDS encoding RagB/SusD family nutrient uptake outer membrane protein yields the protein MKNINIKLITLLFSVFALAFGSCSKWLDVTPEDNVYADDAFKDLKGFESGLAGVYNSMTTSNLYGAELKYNFADALAGYWQISNSSNSNYYVSNYDFAEQGVQNRINNIWAELYKSIHQVNIMFDYLDNLKGGKEKNLVRGELLGLRAFLHLEVFKWFGPVVKVEGINSKAVPYYTTSSKKPQPFLITATFFEQAEKDLLEAIDLLAEDPISEIGRVGNGNSNSSSLNYSYLLNYRGARSNIYAVRAMLARLYELKGDNLKAGETAKLLIDELKANPKIDIALMTEKDVNNTVSDKDIRFSKENLFAIIKNESHTSNLPYFGTGRTLIPAYAGFLQNLYTKGSGASSDYRLIQWKISGAFSKFLNPDAISNASVRRNELKLISLPELYFMTIEANLGVNPALSVQLLNELRAKRGLSAITYDNSAKLLNIYIDEVRREFIGEGFLFTFYKRMFHSIYKPSGEVAPSLNIFKLPVPLDEETFNKSN from the coding sequence ATGAAAAATATTAATATAAAACTCATTACTCTGCTGTTTTCTGTATTTGCGCTTGCATTTGGGTCATGTTCCAAGTGGTTGGATGTAACGCCGGAAGATAACGTTTATGCTGATGATGCCTTTAAAGATCTGAAGGGCTTCGAATCTGGGTTGGCCGGAGTCTACAACTCGATGACGACGAGTAATCTGTATGGAGCAGAATTGAAGTATAACTTTGCGGACGCCTTAGCGGGCTATTGGCAAATCAGCAATTCATCGAATAGTAACTATTACGTTTCGAATTATGATTTTGCTGAGCAGGGCGTTCAAAATCGCATCAACAATATTTGGGCGGAACTTTACAAGTCTATCCATCAGGTAAATATTATGTTCGATTACTTGGATAATCTAAAGGGAGGTAAAGAAAAGAATCTAGTTAGAGGCGAATTACTCGGACTACGTGCGTTTCTTCACTTAGAGGTTTTCAAATGGTTTGGGCCCGTGGTAAAAGTGGAAGGCATTAACTCGAAAGCGGTGCCTTACTATACAACATCGAGTAAGAAACCTCAACCATTTTTAATTACAGCAACGTTTTTCGAACAGGCTGAGAAGGATCTGCTCGAAGCAATAGACCTGTTAGCCGAGGATCCAATAAGTGAAATTGGTCGTGTGGGGAATGGTAATTCGAACAGCTCATCCTTAAACTATTCCTACTTATTAAACTACCGTGGTGCGCGTTCTAACATTTATGCGGTTCGTGCAATGCTCGCACGATTGTATGAGCTGAAAGGCGATAATTTAAAAGCAGGAGAGACCGCTAAATTACTGATTGATGAGCTGAAGGCAAACCCGAAGATTGATATCGCGCTGATGACGGAGAAGGATGTGAATAATACGGTGTCGGATAAAGACATCCGCTTTAGTAAAGAGAACTTGTTTGCAATTATCAAAAATGAGAGCCATACAAGCAATCTTCCATACTTCGGCACCGGCAGAACGCTGATTCCCGCATATGCAGGATTTCTCCAAAACTTATATACCAAGGGGTCGGGAGCATCTTCAGATTACCGCCTGATACAATGGAAAATCTCTGGCGCATTCAGTAAGTTTTTAAATCCGGATGCTATTTCCAACGCATCTGTCAGAAGAAATGAACTGAAGTTGATCAGTCTGCCTGAACTCTATTTCATGACTATAGAAGCTAATCTGGGAGTCAATCCTGCACTGAGCGTGCAGTTGTTAAACGAACTCCGTGCAAAGCGTGGCTTATCGGCAATTACTTATGATAATAGCGCTAAGCTATTGAATATTTATATCGATGAAGTGCGTAGAGAGTTTATCGGGGAAGGGTTCCTGTTCACTTTCTATAAACGCATGTTTCATTCGATCTATAAACCATCGGGTGAAGTTGCTCCATCGCTTAATATTTTCAAATTGCCTGTACCGTTAGATGAGGAAACTTTTAATAAAAGCAATTAA
- a CDS encoding DUF4843 domain-containing protein, giving the protein MKNLNKHIKLVIFVVFLLLLQSCKENADFVRFNADDAYVYFSLKNTNLGFKEELYMDSLSYSFALEKEEERDIKTLTIPLKIAGIPEDRDREVSFDIVKSESTIDLSKVSLGRGIIPANKVDGTLEITLTNYPALREANSALKLLLHENHEFKIGNEYNKSMKIIVSDQLTEPKWWKTWSRYFGPYYQEVYQKWMELYYLGADPSPEFYNPVQFPGPYYYWDRMPENASRGMHPVTFLYISRLKTYFQEHIIYPNADPTLPRILLP; this is encoded by the coding sequence ATGAAAAATTTAAATAAACACATTAAGCTGGTCATATTCGTTGTTTTCCTGCTGTTGTTGCAGTCTTGCAAGGAAAACGCTGACTTCGTCAGATTCAATGCGGATGACGCCTACGTCTATTTCTCTCTGAAGAATACTAACCTCGGCTTCAAAGAAGAGCTTTATATGGATTCGCTCTCTTATTCATTTGCTCTGGAAAAGGAAGAGGAGCGCGACATTAAAACATTGACAATTCCCTTAAAGATTGCCGGAATCCCGGAAGATCGGGATAGAGAAGTTTCTTTCGATATTGTAAAATCCGAAAGTACGATTGACTTATCCAAAGTCAGCTTAGGGCGAGGGATTATACCTGCCAATAAGGTCGATGGAACATTGGAAATTACATTGACAAATTACCCCGCATTGCGCGAAGCCAATTCTGCACTGAAACTTCTCCTACATGAGAATCATGAATTTAAAATCGGCAATGAGTATAATAAATCCATGAAGATTATTGTTTCGGATCAGTTGACGGAGCCTAAATGGTGGAAAACATGGTCGAGATACTTCGGCCCCTACTATCAGGAGGTGTATCAAAAATGGATGGAACTCTATTATCTGGGCGCAGACCCTAGTCCGGAATTCTATAATCCTGTGCAATTCCCAGGGCCATATTATTATTGGGATAGGATGCCCGAGAATGCAAGTAGAGGCATGCATCCAGTGACATTCCTCTATATCAGCAGACTAAAAACCTATTTTCAGGAGCATATCATTTATCCAAATGCTGATCCCACCTTGCCAAGGATTCTTTTACCTTAA
- a CDS encoding PKD-like family lipoprotein, which yields MKFSKISIVITLFLLIFSGCSKDLGNYDYQSLNKVDSVLLRPGVPLASNVFSVIVGETLKISPLVFGSKDNKDQYDFLWVIGKDTVGQEKDLDFNTEGVKPGTLLSNLFITDKNTNATYNIHFTVNLSASVTRGYYLLAEDADENAYLFFKGNDLTSHFFHINNFDGYVFGKKPLNLQLEHYATSATNGIFSSITVATREGEYPIIVGDTKSSLATLLFSRDNPLSVDPLPSGFNPSRVKFEGTGGTAIIDGKVRVLNRNVIGMDVYDDPLDYDFRDGDYYINEMSFSGLFLMGYDYKNERLRVFASPADGNSNSYETDLGYLIQGNFKGHEVVGGVEDYVTWVNNFVLTKNGDELAIHRFDYSANSTNGYMPESYLLVGRKRIPEAQNAVGFRYRTGSGFWYFAKGRKLYRFSNSGLDVQEVLSLPDDGTGDITAWNFDYNMAGQFSHIVIATFNPNASKPYKGSVYTYGINGARPLNIEKEVTYKVVDLKCGYLPY from the coding sequence ATGAAATTCAGTAAAATATCAATCGTTATAACTTTATTTCTATTAATCTTTTCCGGCTGTAGTAAAGATTTAGGGAATTACGATTATCAATCGTTGAACAAGGTAGATTCGGTACTTTTAAGACCAGGAGTGCCTTTGGCGTCGAATGTATTTTCTGTCATTGTCGGAGAAACGCTAAAGATATCACCACTTGTATTCGGTTCTAAAGACAATAAAGACCAATATGACTTCCTTTGGGTAATTGGAAAGGATACAGTTGGTCAGGAGAAAGACCTGGACTTTAACACGGAAGGCGTAAAGCCAGGCACACTATTGTCCAATCTATTTATTACCGATAAAAATACCAACGCTACATATAACATTCATTTCACGGTCAATCTTTCAGCCAGCGTAACACGCGGATACTATTTGCTAGCCGAAGATGCGGATGAGAATGCTTATTTGTTTTTCAAAGGAAATGACCTGACGAGCCATTTCTTTCATATTAACAATTTTGATGGCTATGTCTTTGGGAAAAAGCCGCTAAATTTACAATTAGAACACTACGCAACCTCAGCCACAAATGGTATCTTCTCCAGTATCACCGTTGCCACCAGGGAAGGCGAATACCCTATCATCGTAGGCGATACGAAAAGCAGCCTGGCGACGCTATTATTTAGCCGCGATAATCCTTTGAGTGTCGATCCGCTTCCTTCAGGGTTTAACCCATCACGAGTGAAATTCGAGGGAACGGGTGGAACAGCAATCATAGATGGGAAAGTACGAGTCTTAAATAGGAATGTTATTGGAATGGATGTGTATGATGACCCCTTGGATTACGACTTCCGGGACGGCGACTACTATATCAATGAGATGAGCTTCAGTGGGTTGTTTCTGATGGGCTATGATTATAAAAATGAGCGATTGCGAGTGTTCGCAAGTCCTGCCGATGGAAACTCGAATTCTTATGAGACCGATTTGGGTTATTTGATACAGGGTAACTTCAAAGGCCATGAGGTTGTTGGTGGTGTGGAAGATTATGTCACTTGGGTAAATAATTTTGTGCTAACAAAAAACGGAGACGAACTGGCTATTCATCGATTTGACTACTCTGCAAACTCTACTAACGGGTATATGCCGGAGAGTTATTTGTTGGTAGGAAGAAAGCGTATTCCTGAAGCGCAAAATGCCGTTGGTTTTAGGTATAGGACAGGTTCCGGATTCTGGTATTTTGCCAAAGGCAGGAAGCTATATCGATTCTCAAATTCAGGACTCGATGTGCAAGAGGTGCTCTCGCTTCCAGACGATGGAACAGGTGATATCACGGCTTGGAATTTTGATTATAATATGGCCGGACAATTTAGCCATATTGTGATCGCAACATTCAATCCGAATGCTAGCAAACCTTATAAAGGATCCGTTTATACCTATGGAATTAATGGCGCTCGACCCCTCAATATCGAAAAAGAGGTGACCTATAAAGTCGTCGATCTTAAATGTGGCTATCTCCCATACTAG
- a CDS encoding VOC family protein produces the protein MKNQLIPSLWFDNNALEAFEFYSEVFPNSTVYKNSPIVVEGSIMGVDFIGINGGPHFKPNNAISFMQVLEDRETIDRIWEQLSKGGTVLMALDSYPWSPYYGWITDKYGIGWQLYLGNLEDVNGQAVIPTLMFCGEQQGKCADALAFYKHVFKNFEQQGARPYPEGDVKGQIMHAQFIANGLTLAAMDSGYPQDFTFNEAVSISITCKDQEEIDYYWNAFTKDGKESQCGWCKDPFGVSWQIVPENISKLLEVNPNAGAALMKMKKIVIDDLLHAG, from the coding sequence ATGAAAAATCAGCTAATACCCTCCCTTTGGTTTGACAATAACGCGTTGGAAGCTTTTGAGTTTTACTCGGAAGTTTTTCCGAACAGTACAGTTTACAAGAACAGCCCTATTGTGGTAGAAGGATCTATTATGGGAGTAGACTTCATCGGAATTAACGGTGGACCGCATTTTAAACCCAATAATGCAATTTCCTTTATGCAGGTTCTGGAGGATCGCGAAACGATTGATAGGATTTGGGAACAGCTTAGCAAGGGTGGCACTGTTTTAATGGCACTTGATTCTTACCCTTGGAGCCCGTATTATGGTTGGATAACCGATAAATACGGTATTGGCTGGCAGTTGTACCTGGGAAATTTGGAAGATGTAAATGGGCAGGCCGTTATCCCAACGTTGATGTTCTGTGGAGAGCAGCAAGGTAAATGTGCCGATGCCCTGGCGTTTTACAAACATGTTTTCAAAAATTTTGAGCAACAGGGCGCTCGCCCCTATCCCGAGGGCGATGTGAAGGGGCAGATTATGCATGCTCAGTTTATTGCCAACGGGTTGACGCTTGCAGCGATGGATAGCGGTTATCCGCAAGATTTCACATTTAATGAAGCTGTTTCGATCAGTATTACCTGTAAAGATCAGGAAGAGATCGATTATTATTGGAATGCATTCACAAAGGACGGAAAGGAAAGTCAATGTGGATGGTGTAAGGATCCTTTTGGCGTATCATGGCAAATTGTACCTGAAAATATTAGCAAACTATTGGAGGTTAATCCAAATGCAGGTGCTGCATTGATGAAAATGAAGAAGATCGTGATCGATGATTTGCTGCATGCGGGGTAA
- a CDS encoding glyoxalase: MQQPQFQPGKNMAMKVPLAKYHEMVHFYRDILLLETEEVELNHPQVAKTCKVNINDMTLWIDGIEDLSQKDLWFELETDSIQAAMEYLSANNVEQDDSLEQLPSNAHWIKDPAGNIILLRQKA; encoded by the coding sequence ATGCAGCAGCCACAATTTCAACCTGGGAAGAATATGGCTATGAAGGTGCCCTTAGCAAAGTATCATGAAATGGTACATTTTTACCGCGACATCTTGCTTTTAGAGACTGAAGAGGTAGAACTTAACCATCCGCAAGTTGCTAAAACCTGCAAAGTAAACATTAATGACATGACGCTTTGGATCGATGGCATTGAGGATCTCTCACAAAAAGACCTTTGGTTTGAGTTGGAGACCGATTCGATTCAGGCGGCGATGGAATATTTGTCTGCCAATAATGTCGAACAGGATGACAGCTTAGAGCAATTGCCTTCGAATGCGCATTGGATTAAAGACCCTGCAGGAAACATTATTCTATTGCGACAAAAAGCTTAA
- a CDS encoding VOC family protein — protein sequence MAKIHAYLNFDGTCKEAFDFYSQVFNSPVTGTYFYDDMPSEPGSPELPESAKGKVMHTSIALNDATMLMGADVVEGFGMKLSNGNATYIMLDAKDADEARKLHAGLAQDAKVLEMELGETFFAELFSSFQDKFGICWMIHFEGNKKMG from the coding sequence ATGGCAAAGATTCATGCTTATTTAAATTTTGATGGCACTTGTAAAGAAGCATTTGATTTCTATTCACAGGTATTCAATTCTCCAGTGACAGGAACATATTTTTATGACGATATGCCTTCGGAACCTGGTTCGCCAGAGCTTCCGGAGAGCGCAAAAGGAAAAGTAATGCATACTTCAATAGCGTTGAACGATGCAACGATGTTGATGGGAGCTGATGTTGTCGAAGGTTTCGGAATGAAACTTAGCAATGGAAATGCGACATATATCATGCTTGATGCGAAAGATGCTGATGAAGCAAGAAAGCTTCATGCGGGGCTTGCGCAAGATGCTAAAGTATTAGAGATGGAATTGGGCGAAACATTTTTCGCGGAGCTTTTTTCTTCCTTCCAGGATAAGTTCGGTATTTGCTGGATGATCCATTTTGAAGGAAATAAGAAAATGGGTTAA
- a CDS encoding SRPBCC domain-containing protein, whose amino-acid sequence MENSKDYQFHIDEANNSLLIKRVYPAKLETVWRAFTDANILDQWWAPKPWKSETKSQEFKKGGKWLYAMVGPEGEKMWSVAEYQQINPQISYKVLDAFSDENGNISNEHPTSIWETKFTSLGDQTEVSNVITFKSPEDLRAILDMGFKEGYEMGQQNLIDWLDENPDTST is encoded by the coding sequence ATGGAAAATTCAAAAGATTATCAATTCCATATTGACGAAGCAAATAACAGCTTGCTAATTAAACGAGTATACCCGGCAAAATTAGAGACTGTTTGGCGTGCATTTACTGATGCAAACATACTTGATCAATGGTGGGCACCCAAGCCCTGGAAATCGGAAACTAAGTCGCAAGAGTTTAAAAAAGGTGGCAAATGGCTATATGCTATGGTGGGTCCTGAAGGTGAAAAAATGTGGTCTGTTGCCGAATATCAACAGATAAACCCTCAGATTAGCTACAAGGTATTAGATGCGTTTTCGGATGAGAATGGTAATATCAGCAATGAACACCCTACTTCAATCTGGGAAACGAAGTTTACTTCATTGGGAGATCAAACCGAGGTTAGCAATGTAATTACGTTTAAAAGCCCGGAAGATTTACGCGCTATCTTAGACATGGGCTTTAAAGAAGGGTATGAAATGGGACAACAGAATTTAATAGACTGGTTGGATGAAAATCCCGATACCTCAACTTAA
- a CDS encoding DUF6157 family protein: MHSTNYYNSLITVAEDCKVDQGTIPKENPEKLTVANYHFQMINENPLELDSDEVIFNTHAIRKDIVASEHEKEREVFFSKGQACLRTSPLTKTYGWGIYFNEEGKMKLIDSASDEYQKLLDDESIKKIPAMRSTKK, translated from the coding sequence ATGCATAGCACGAACTACTATAACAGCTTAATTACCGTAGCAGAGGATTGTAAAGTTGATCAGGGAACCATTCCAAAAGAGAATCCGGAGAAGCTTACGGTAGCGAATTATCATTTCCAGATGATCAATGAAAATCCTTTAGAATTGGATTCCGACGAGGTCATCTTTAATACGCATGCGATTCGGAAGGATATCGTGGCATCGGAACATGAGAAAGAAAGAGAGGTATTTTTCTCCAAAGGTCAGGCATGCTTGCGCACAAGCCCACTGACAAAAACCTATGGTTGGGGCATCTATTTTAATGAAGAAGGAAAAATGAAACTTATTGATTCCGCAAGTGATGAATATCAAAAACTACTTGATGATGAGTCAATTAAGAAAATTCCAGCCATGCGAAGTACGAAAAAGTAA
- a CDS encoding DUF1801 domain-containing protein, whose product MAKVKTSFTDEDVVSFIESVDNEQKRDDSYTLISLMEKATGERAKMFGPSIVGFGQYHYQYDSGHEGDAPLLGFSPRKAAISLYVYTGGKHQDELLTSLGKYKMGKACIYVKKLSDIDLYVLEDMMKDSIQFTSQKYQRIKN is encoded by the coding sequence ATGGCAAAAGTTAAGACAAGTTTTACCGATGAAGATGTCGTGTCGTTCATCGAAAGTGTCGACAATGAACAGAAAAGAGACGACAGCTATACGCTGATTTCGCTGATGGAAAAAGCTACGGGCGAGCGAGCTAAGATGTTTGGCCCTTCGATCGTTGGCTTTGGGCAATATCATTATCAATATGATTCCGGACATGAGGGAGACGCACCGCTATTGGGCTTTTCGCCAAGAAAAGCGGCTATATCTTTATACGTCTATACGGGTGGAAAGCATCAGGACGAGCTCTTAACATCCTTGGGGAAATATAAGATGGGCAAGGCCTGCATTTATGTCAAGAAGTTGAGCGATATCGATTTGTATGTACTTGAGGATATGATGAAAGATTCCATTCAGTTTACCAGTCAAAAATATCAACGCATAAAAAATTAA
- a CDS encoding SRPBCC domain-containing protein, with the protein MKTLYFKEVIDASPSKVHNLMLSKKSYEEWTKPFSPTSTFQGDWSSGSKIFFVSTEEDQKDMGMIARVETNIPGEIVIIRHVGILSDKGELYEGEHVEPWKNSLEIYRFKAVGEQTELLCSLEVDSDEHKEMFAAMWPKALKILKDICERS; encoded by the coding sequence ATGAAAACATTATATTTTAAAGAAGTGATTGATGCATCGCCAAGCAAGGTGCACAATCTGATGCTTTCCAAAAAGAGCTATGAGGAATGGACCAAACCTTTCTCGCCAACATCGACCTTCCAAGGTGATTGGAGCTCAGGATCTAAAATATTTTTTGTGTCGACGGAAGAAGATCAAAAAGACATGGGCATGATTGCTCGTGTGGAAACTAATATTCCGGGAGAAATCGTAATCATTCGGCATGTCGGTATTCTATCGGATAAAGGAGAGCTTTATGAGGGCGAGCATGTTGAGCCCTGGAAGAACTCGCTGGAAATCTATCGCTTCAAAGCGGTAGGCGAGCAAACCGAGCTTCTATGTTCCCTGGAAGTTGATAGCGATGAACATAAGGAAATGTTTGCCGCGATGTGGCCTAAGGCACTGAAAATATTAAAAGACATTTGCGAACGAAGTTAG